The Carnobacterium divergens genome includes a window with the following:
- a CDS encoding TraX family protein encodes MEKVTKGITSFQLKLLGIVLMVFDHLGQFFGFLGAPVWFHWLGRLVAPIFLFTSSEGFIYTSNRKKYLLRLLYGFWLMGIGNIIANKFFMNENEVLINNIFGTLFLGVLYMWFIDGIRKNWKLKQPLKVVGGFILCIVPIVLSFAVLLLMDGMDSKASLIIFRMFTFLVPLPILSEGGPLFILLAVLFYLFHGKKSGQLISLAVIAVISFISGTGNPFTENYQWMMCLAAVPIILYNGEKGRGMRNFFYYFYPAHIYLFCLIAYFIQH; translated from the coding sequence ATGGAGAAAGTAACAAAAGGAATCACAAGTTTTCAGCTTAAATTACTAGGAATTGTATTAATGGTTTTTGATCATTTAGGACAGTTTTTTGGATTTTTAGGAGCGCCTGTTTGGTTTCATTGGTTGGGGCGATTAGTAGCACCTATTTTTTTATTTACTAGTTCAGAAGGATTTATCTATACCAGTAATCGAAAAAAGTACTTATTACGGCTATTATATGGTTTTTGGTTGATGGGAATTGGAAATATAATTGCGAATAAATTTTTTATGAATGAAAATGAAGTCTTGATAAACAATATATTTGGAACTTTATTTTTAGGCGTTCTTTATATGTGGTTTATTGATGGGATTCGAAAAAACTGGAAGTTGAAACAACCACTTAAAGTAGTGGGTGGTTTTATTTTATGTATCGTTCCAATTGTACTGAGTTTTGCCGTTTTGCTATTAATGGATGGAATGGATTCAAAGGCTAGTTTAATAATTTTTCGAATGTTCACTTTCCTTGTTCCGTTACCGATTCTATCTGAAGGTGGCCCTTTGTTTATTTTACTAGCTGTTTTATTTTATTTATTTCATGGGAAAAAAAGTGGACAACTTATTTCTTTAGCAGTGATAGCAGTCATTAGCTTTATTTCAGGAACGGGGAATCCTTTTACCGAAAATTATCAATGGATGATGTGTTTAGCTGCTGTTCCGATCATTCTATACAATGGTGAAAAGGGAAGAGGAATGAGAAACTTTTTCTATTATTTTTATCCAGCACACATCTATCTCTTCTGCCTAATCGCTTATTTTATTCAGCATTAA
- a CDS encoding NCS2 family permease, which translates to MSKFFRLEEHGTTIQTEIIAGLTTFLTMAYIIVVNPVILSSAGVPFNQVFMATILSAIVGTGWMALCANYPIAIAPGLGMNAYFVTVVASGVDYRVAFSSVFLAGIIFLLLSFTSLREKLIVAIPETLKSAITAGIGLFIAFVGLRLSGVIVGDKSNLVKLGDLQSIGVILTLIGILLSVVLMILNVKGSLFISMIVIAIISFFTGQIHFDGFMALPNFGHELMITDPITPFKNVIANGLYGAVLSFLLITIFDTTGTMIGVTKKAGLMKDGNLENAKQALLADAIGTTVGSIFGTSPTSAYIESGTGVAAGGRTGLTALTVAVMFAISSFFFPIVSAISSVSAITSPALVIVGSMMMASAAEIDWEDLSEAFPAFIVILTMPLTNSIATGLALGFITYPITKAIKGEAKSVHPLVYAFAVLFFIQLFFLGGH; encoded by the coding sequence ATGTCTAAATTCTTTCGTTTGGAAGAACACGGTACTACCATTCAAACAGAAATCATCGCTGGGTTAACAACTTTTCTAACAATGGCCTATATCATTGTGGTGAATCCAGTTATTTTAAGTTCGGCAGGTGTCCCATTTAATCAAGTCTTTATGGCAACAATTCTTTCTGCTATCGTGGGTACAGGGTGGATGGCGCTTTGTGCAAATTATCCCATCGCAATTGCACCAGGATTAGGAATGAACGCATACTTTGTAACAGTTGTTGCTAGTGGTGTTGATTACCGTGTTGCTTTTTCATCAGTCTTCTTGGCTGGTATTATTTTCTTACTATTATCTTTTACTTCTTTAAGAGAAAAATTGATTGTCGCTATTCCAGAAACGTTAAAATCAGCAATTACAGCTGGTATTGGGTTGTTTATTGCTTTTGTAGGTTTACGTTTATCTGGCGTAATTGTTGGAGATAAAAGTAATCTGGTTAAACTAGGTGATCTACAAAGTATCGGAGTTATCTTAACGTTAATTGGTATTTTACTAAGTGTAGTTTTAATGATTTTAAATGTAAAAGGTTCTTTATTTATCAGTATGATTGTGATTGCAATTATCAGTTTCTTCACTGGTCAAATTCATTTTGACGGATTTATGGCTTTACCAAATTTTGGTCATGAGTTAATGATTACAGATCCTATCACACCATTTAAAAATGTCATTGCAAATGGGTTATATGGAGCAGTGTTATCTTTCTTATTGATTACCATTTTTGATACAACCGGTACGATGATTGGTGTTACAAAAAAAGCGGGTTTAATGAAAGACGGCAATTTAGAAAATGCGAAACAAGCCTTACTTGCGGATGCAATTGGTACAACCGTTGGTTCTATTTTTGGAACAAGCCCAACAAGTGCTTATATTGAATCAGGTACTGGAGTTGCCGCAGGTGGACGGACTGGTTTAACTGCTTTGACGGTTGCCGTTATGTTTGCTATTTCAAGTTTCTTTTTCCCAATAGTCAGTGCCATTTCAAGTGTCTCTGCAATCACTTCTCCAGCATTAGTAATCGTTGGATCTATGATGATGGCGAGTGCTGCTGAAATTGACTGGGAAGATTTATCTGAAGCCTTTCCTGCATTTATTGTCATCTTAACAATGCCGTTAACAAACAGTATTGCAACTGGGTTGGCTTTAGGATTTATCACGTATCCTATTACGAAAGCAATTAAAGGGGAAGCTAAATCTGTTCATCCTTTAGTTTATGCCTTTGCTGTTTTATTCTTCATTCAACTGTTCTTTTTAGGAGGACATTAA
- the arcA gene encoding arginine deiminase, with protein MEMTHPIHVFSEIGKLKTVMLHRPGKELENLVPDYLERLLFDDIPYLEQAQIEHDNFAQVLRDNDVEVVYLEDLAAESLTSQELREQFVDEYLNEASIKGSRRKEQLRQLLLSIKDNKELIEKTMAGVQKAELPELGAKNLSDMVDSDYPFAIDPMPNLYFTRDPFATMGNGVSLNHMYSVTRNRETLYGKYIFMYHPRFKDADVPMTYDRSETTRIEGGDELVLSKDVMAVGISQRTDAASIEKLAKNIFAKKLGFKKVLAFSIANNRKFMHLDTVFTMVDYDKFSIHPEIEGDLTVYSITEGEDGKLTITAENGALEEILANNLNVEKVTLIRCGGGNITAAAREQWNDGSNTLAIAPGEVVVYDRNTVTNKKLEEAGIKLHVIPGSELVRGRGGPRCMSMPLVREDLPK; from the coding sequence ATGGAAATGACTCACCCCATTCATGTGTTTTCTGAAATTGGTAAATTGAAGACAGTTATGCTTCACAGACCGGGAAAAGAATTAGAAAATTTAGTACCTGATTATTTAGAAAGACTATTGTTCGATGATATTCCTTATCTAGAGCAAGCACAAATCGAACATGATAATTTTGCACAAGTCTTAAGAGACAATGATGTTGAAGTCGTTTACTTGGAAGACTTAGCAGCAGAATCTTTAACTAGTCAAGAGTTACGGGAACAATTTGTTGATGAATATTTAAATGAAGCTTCCATTAAAGGATCAAGAAGAAAAGAACAATTACGTCAACTATTATTATCTATTAAAGACAACAAAGAATTAATTGAAAAAACAATGGCAGGTGTTCAAAAAGCAGAACTTCCTGAATTAGGCGCTAAAAACTTATCAGACATGGTAGATTCCGATTACCCATTTGCAATCGATCCAATGCCAAATCTTTACTTTACAAGGGATCCATTTGCAACTATGGGAAATGGTGTTTCATTAAATCATATGTATTCAGTAACTAGAAATCGTGAAACACTTTATGGAAAATACATTTTTATGTATCATCCAAGATTTAAAGATGCAGATGTACCAATGACGTATGACCGCAGTGAAACAACTCGTATTGAAGGCGGAGACGAATTAGTTCTTTCAAAAGATGTGATGGCTGTTGGAATATCTCAAAGAACCGACGCTGCTTCAATTGAAAAATTAGCAAAAAATATCTTTGCTAAAAAATTAGGTTTTAAAAAAGTCTTAGCCTTTTCAATTGCCAATAATCGTAAATTTATGCATTTGGATACCGTTTTTACAATGGTGGATTACGATAAGTTTTCTATTCATCCAGAAATTGAAGGAGACTTAACCGTCTACTCTATTACTGAAGGCGAAGATGGAAAATTAACAATCACTGCTGAAAATGGTGCTTTAGAAGAAATTTTAGCAAACAATTTGAATGTAGAAAAAGTAACCTTGATTCGTTGTGGTGGTGGCAACATTACTGCAGCCGCTCGTGAACAATGGAATGATGGCTCTAATACGTTAGCAATTGCTCCAGGTGAAGTAGTCGTTTACGATCGTAATACTGTAACGAACAAAAAACTAGAAGAAGCAGGAATTAAACTACACGTTATTCCAGGAAGCGAGTTAGTTCGTGGTCGTGGGGGTCCTCGTTGTATGAGTATGCCTTTAGTTCGTGAAGATTTACCAAAATAA
- the argF gene encoding ornithine carbamoyltransferase, with product MTEQVFQGRSLLAEKDFTRAELEYLVDFSAHLKDLKKRGIPHHYLEGKNIALLFEKTSTRTRSAFTTASIDLGAHPEYLGKNDIQLGKKESVEDTAKVLGSMFDGIEFRGFSQKVVEGLAEFSGVPVWNGLTDEWHPTQMIADFLTVKENLGRLEGVNLVYVGDGRNNMANSLLVTGAILGVNVRICTPKSLFTDPKIVDMAEGFAKESGAKLVISDDVAETVKGADVLYTDVWVSMGEEDKFAERIELLTPYQINMDMVKKTGNEDLIILHCLPAFHDAETEYGQDVKEKFGITAMEITDEVFRSKYGRQFEQAENRMHSIKAIMAATLGNLFIPRV from the coding sequence ATGACAGAACAAGTATTTCAAGGACGTAGTTTATTAGCAGAAAAAGATTTTACCCGTGCAGAATTAGAATATTTAGTTGATTTTTCCGCACATTTAAAAGATTTGAAAAAACGTGGCATTCCTCATCATTATTTAGAAGGAAAAAACATTGCGTTGCTATTTGAAAAAACCTCTACTCGTACGCGTTCAGCATTTACAACAGCTTCGATTGATTTAGGAGCACATCCAGAATATTTAGGTAAAAATGATATTCAGTTAGGTAAAAAAGAATCTGTTGAAGATACCGCAAAAGTATTAGGCAGCATGTTTGATGGAATTGAATTCCGTGGCTTTAGTCAAAAAGTTGTCGAAGGCTTAGCAGAGTTTTCAGGTGTTCCTGTTTGGAATGGTCTAACAGACGAATGGCATCCAACACAAATGATTGCCGATTTCTTAACAGTAAAAGAAAATTTAGGCCGTCTTGAAGGCGTGAATTTAGTTTATGTAGGTGATGGACGTAACAATATGGCGAATAGCTTATTAGTAACAGGGGCAATTCTTGGAGTAAATGTTCGTATTTGTACACCTAAATCACTTTTTACAGACCCAAAAATCGTTGATATGGCAGAAGGCTTTGCTAAAGAGTCTGGTGCAAAATTAGTGATTTCAGATGATGTTGCTGAAACAGTTAAAGGTGCAGATGTCTTGTACACAGATGTTTGGGTTTCAATGGGGGAAGAAGATAAATTCGCAGAACGTATTGAATTATTAACTCCTTACCAAATCAATATGGATATGGTGAAGAAAACAGGTAATGAAGACTTAATTATTTTACATTGTTTACCAGCTTTCCATGATGCAGAAACAGAATACGGTCAAGATGTTAAAGAAAAATTTGGCATTACAGCCATGGAAATAACAGATGAAGTATTCCGTAGCAAATATGGTCGTCAATTTGAACAAGCTGAAAACCGTATGCATTCAATCAAAGCAATAATGGCAGCAACTCTTGGAAATTTATTTATCCCTCGAGTTTAA
- the arcD gene encoding arginine-ornithine antiporter, whose product MEEQQIQEKKLGLIPLVALVVGSIVGGGVFNLMTDMAKEASLGGIIIGWLVAGFGMAMLAFSFQNLTAKRPDLDAGIYSYAREGFGKYMGFNAAWGYWLAAWLGNVAYGTLLFSAVGYFFSIFGDGQNLASVIGASVMLWLVHALILKGVETASIINTVVTIAKMIPLAIFFVTMIIAFKLDVFTTDFWGTVSGHFELGNVMGQVRGTMLVTVWVFTGIEGAVVFSGRAKKKSDIGKATILGLITVIAIYLLTTVLSLAVMTRPELAELKQPAMAYLLESVVGKWGAVLINVGVIVSVLGAWLAWTMFAAELPFQAAKQGSFPKLFAKENKNGAPINSLIFTNVLIQIFLFTFLISSAAYKFAFSLASSAILIPYVFTGFYQLKYSLQEKMGTPRRTQNIAIGVLASIYGVWLVYAGGIDFFLLTMLLFAPGIFIYAWVQKENKEKIFTKGEWICAGVIVFLFLFCIYQIATGAIDVTNL is encoded by the coding sequence ATGGAAGAGCAACAAATACAAGAAAAAAAATTAGGTCTTATTCCCTTAGTCGCTCTCGTTGTCGGCTCAATCGTTGGTGGTGGCGTCTTTAATTTAATGACGGACATGGCAAAAGAAGCATCGTTAGGTGGCATTATTATTGGGTGGTTAGTTGCTGGATTTGGGATGGCAATGTTAGCTTTTTCTTTCCAAAACTTAACTGCCAAACGTCCTGACTTAGACGCGGGAATTTATAGTTATGCTCGTGAAGGTTTTGGTAAGTATATGGGATTTAACGCTGCGTGGGGCTATTGGCTAGCAGCTTGGCTGGGAAACGTAGCGTATGGAACGCTTTTATTTAGTGCAGTCGGTTATTTCTTTTCTATTTTTGGCGATGGTCAAAATTTAGCATCTGTAATCGGTGCATCCGTAATGTTGTGGTTGGTTCATGCGTTAATTTTAAAAGGGGTCGAAACAGCTTCAATTATTAATACCGTTGTAACAATTGCTAAAATGATTCCACTTGCAATCTTCTTTGTTACAATGATTATTGCGTTTAAATTAGACGTTTTCACAACAGATTTCTGGGGAACAGTCTCAGGTCATTTTGAATTAGGCAACGTGATGGGACAAGTTCGAGGAACAATGCTTGTGACGGTTTGGGTATTTACAGGGATTGAAGGTGCAGTCGTTTTCTCTGGGCGTGCAAAAAAGAAATCAGACATTGGGAAAGCGACAATTCTAGGCTTAATTACAGTTATCGCAATCTATTTATTAACAACCGTTTTATCTTTAGCCGTTATGACACGTCCAGAATTAGCTGAGTTAAAACAACCAGCAATGGCTTATCTATTAGAAAGTGTGGTAGGTAAATGGGGTGCTGTGTTAATTAATGTAGGGGTTATTGTATCTGTTCTAGGAGCATGGCTTGCATGGACCATGTTTGCAGCAGAATTGCCATTCCAAGCAGCAAAACAAGGCAGTTTCCCTAAATTATTTGCAAAAGAAAATAAAAATGGTGCACCAATTAATTCCTTAATTTTTACAAACGTACTCATCCAAATTTTCTTATTTACCTTTTTAATTAGTTCAGCAGCGTATAAATTTGCTTTTTCATTAGCATCCTCTGCAATCTTGATTCCTTATGTATTTACTGGATTTTATCAATTGAAATATTCTCTTCAAGAAAAAATGGGAACTCCAAGACGGACACAAAATATTGCGATAGGTGTTCTAGCAAGTATTTATGGCGTTTGGTTAGTATATGCAGGTGGAATTGACTTCTTCTTGCTTACCATGCTTCTATTTGCTCCAGGGATCTTTATCTACGCATGGGTCCAAAAAGAAAACAAAGAAAAAATCTTTACAAAAGGAGAATGGATTTGTGCAGGCGTGATTGTCTTCCTTTTCCTATTCTGTATTTACCAAATTGCAACAGGTGCCATCGATGTAACGAACTTATAA
- the arcC gene encoding carbamate kinase, giving the protein MTKRKVVVALGGNAILSTDASAKAQQEALHQTAEYLVQFIEKGDDLIVSHGNGPQVGNLLLQQAAANSEKNPAMPLDTCVAMTEGSIGYWMQNALNSALLKRHIDKDVVALVTQVIVDEKDPAFANPTKPIGPFLTEEEAKVEMQASGATFKEDAGRGWRKVVASPKPISIKEYRVVNHLVESGVLTISVGGGGIPVIEKEAELVGVEAVIDKDFASQKLAELVKADLLIILTGVDNVYVNYNQPDQKKLEEVTVTELKEYIADNQFAPGSMLPKVEAAISFVENYPQGKAIITSLENIGAVLEGDAGTVVVAK; this is encoded by the coding sequence ATGACAAAACGTAAAGTTGTAGTAGCTCTTGGAGGAAATGCGATTCTTTCTACAGATGCTAGTGCTAAAGCGCAACAAGAAGCCTTACACCAAACAGCAGAATATTTAGTGCAGTTTATTGAAAAAGGAGACGATTTAATTGTCTCTCATGGAAATGGTCCTCAAGTGGGGAATCTCTTATTGCAACAAGCTGCTGCAAATAGTGAAAAAAATCCAGCAATGCCTTTAGATACCTGTGTGGCTATGACAGAAGGAAGTATTGGTTATTGGATGCAAAACGCGTTAAATAGTGCATTACTAAAACGCCATATTGATAAAGATGTCGTGGCCTTAGTAACTCAAGTCATTGTTGATGAAAAAGATCCTGCCTTTGCAAACCCAACAAAACCGATTGGTCCATTTTTAACAGAAGAAGAAGCAAAAGTTGAAATGCAAGCAAGCGGTGCAACTTTTAAAGAAGATGCAGGACGAGGCTGGCGTAAAGTTGTCGCTTCACCAAAACCAATCAGCATTAAAGAATATCGTGTGGTCAATCATCTTGTCGAAAGTGGAGTTTTAACAATTTCAGTAGGTGGAGGAGGGATTCCAGTTATTGAAAAAGAGGCTGAACTTGTTGGAGTAGAAGCGGTTATTGATAAAGATTTTGCTTCTCAAAAACTAGCTGAACTGGTTAAAGCAGATTTGTTAATTATATTAACAGGTGTTGACAATGTTTATGTGAACTACAATCAACCGGATCAAAAGAAATTAGAAGAAGTAACGGTGACAGAATTAAAAGAGTACATTGCAGACAATCAATTTGCACCAGGTAGCATGTTGCCAAAAGTAGAAGCAGCCATCAGCTTTGTTGAAAATTATCCTCAAGGAAAGGCGATTATTACTTCTTTAGAAAATATTGGGGCTGTTTTAGAAGGAGACGCGGGAACGGTAGTTGTTGCAAAATAG